The window ACGGTATTCTCCAACAGACACCTCAAAGAAGAGCAGATCATGATGATCTGCAAATTGCTGGTCGAGAAGAACGGAATACGAGCTATTTTAGCCGATTGAACCACAACAAATAGTTATTACCATTCTAACCTTAAGTAAAGGGTAGCTATGACGACGGCACACGGCTGGAAGAAGAGAATACTCCAGATCGACCTTTCAAAGGGTAAGGTGAATAGCTTTACGCCTGATAGGTCCTTACTACAGGAATATATCGGCGGCCGCGGGCTTGGAGCGAAGATAGTTTACGATGCAGGGCGTGTTGACGCGCTCTCGCCCGCAAACCTGTTGGTATTTGCTGCGGGGCCGTTAACCGGCACGACGACGCCAGCGTCTGGCAGAGTCTCCCTTTCCACGAAATCACCGTTAACTGGCACGATATTCGATTCCAACTGTGGCGGCTCATTTGGCCCCGAACTGAAGAAGGCTGGCTACGATGCGATCGTTATTACGGATAAATCGCCGGAGCCGGTTGTTCTTGCGATAGAGGATGAGCACGTGGATATTAAACCTGCGGGGGCGCTCTGGGGTAAGAACGCCAAAGAAACCACGAAGCTGCTCGACGATAAGGGCCGCGTCGCCTGTATCGGCCGGGCCGGTGAGAAACAAGTGCTTTTGGCTTCAATCATGTCTGATAGGGTTCATACGTTTGGTCGCGGCGGCGTGGGCGCGGTAATGGGCTCGAAGAACCTGAAGGCGGTGGTCGTAAAGGGCACCGGCAGCGTCGATATCTTTGACCACAACGAATTCATCAAGCAGAAGCAGTCGATTAACCGGCTCTTGATTGCGAGTCCGACGATAACTAAAGGTCTGGCGGTCTTCGGCACGCCGTTTTTGATGAAGATCTCGAACTGGATGAAGATCCTGCCGATCGCGAATTTCGAAAAGGCCGAGTCTGAGGTCGATCTGAACCCGTTCTTTGCCAAGAGCATCGTGGAACGAAAGTCGCCCCGGAGAAAGGCGTGCTATTCCTGCCCCATTGCCTGTAAACGGGAGGCTGAGACGGGAGAGGAACTGCCGGAATACGAGACTATCGGCGTGATGGGTGCGAACATTCGCAATGCCGATTATGAGGCTATTGTTACGGCAAACCGGCTCTGCAACGATTACGGCCTGGATACCGTCTCGGTCGGTGTGGTTTTGGGCAGTTACGCTGAAATACATAACAGGGGCATTTCAGGGGATGAACTGGCAACGCTCACAAAACTGATCGGAGAACAGGAGGGTGTGGGCGAACGTCTTGGCAAAGGCGCCAGACGATTCGCAATCGACAAAGGCAAACCAGAAGCGGCCATGCAGATTAAAGGACTGGAACTGCCTGCGTACGACCCGCGTGGTGTGAAAGGCTTGGGGTTCAGTTATGCCACGTCCAATCGCGGCGGCTGTCATACCCGTGCGTACCTCGTCGCGCCAGAGATACTGCGGAAGCCCAAGGCGATTGATCCGTACACGCTTGCGGGCAAGGCGGGGCACACAAAGATATTCCAGGACCGGTTTGCCGCGGTGGATTCGCTCGTGGTGTGTAAATTCGCGTTCTTCGGCGTCGGTGAGGAGGAGTACGCGAACATTCTGAGTGCGGTAACCGGCGTCTCATATACATCAGAGGATCTTATGCGGGTTGGCGAGCGGATATGGAATGTAGAACGGCTGTATAATTTGCGGGAAGGGTTTACGGAAGAGGACGATATGCTGCCCGAGCGGTTCTTCACTGAGGAAGTAAACGGACGCATTGTAGACAAAAACGAGTTCTTAAAGGCGCGCGATGA of the Methanomicrobia archaeon genome contains:
- a CDS encoding aldehyde ferredoxin oxidoreductase family protein, with product MTTAHGWKKRILQIDLSKGKVNSFTPDRSLLQEYIGGRGLGAKIVYDAGRVDALSPANLLVFAAGPLTGTTTPASGRVSLSTKSPLTGTIFDSNCGGSFGPELKKAGYDAIVITDKSPEPVVLAIEDEHVDIKPAGALWGKNAKETTKLLDDKGRVACIGRAGEKQVLLASIMSDRVHTFGRGGVGAVMGSKNLKAVVVKGTGSVDIFDHNEFIKQKQSINRLLIASPTITKGLAVFGTPFLMKISNWMKILPIANFEKAESEVDLNPFFAKSIVERKSPRRKACYSCPIACKREAETGEELPEYETIGVMGANIRNADYEAIVTANRLCNDYGLDTVSVGVVLGSYAEIHNRGISGDELATLTKLIGEQEGVGERLGKGARRFAIDKGKPEAAMQIKGLELPAYDPRGVKGLGFSYATSNRGGCHTRAYLVAPEILRKPKAIDPYTLAGKAGHTKIFQDRFAAVDSLVVCKFAFFGVGEEEYANILSAVTGVSYTSEDLMRVGERIWNVERLYNLREGFTEEDDMLPERFFTEEVNGRIVDKNEFLKARDEYYRMRGWDEHGVPTKRTLRRLGIKHLSAPIDPMGEICL